The Oncorhynchus keta strain PuntledgeMale-10-30-2019 unplaced genomic scaffold, Oket_V2 Un_scaffold_23736_pilon_pilon, whole genome shotgun sequence genome has a segment encoding these proteins:
- the LOC127928220 gene encoding nucleoporin SEH1-like produces MFVARSLAADHKDLIHDVSYDFHGRRMATCSSDQSVKVWDKSESGEWHCTASWKTHSGSVWRVTWAHPEFGQVLASCSFDRTAAVWEEIVGESNDKQRVQSHWIKRTTLVDSRTSVTDVKFAPKHMGLMLTTCSADGVVRVYEAPDVMNLSQWSLQHEISCKLSCSCISWNPSSSRAHPPMIAVGSDDSNVMYGGKVQIYEYNENTRKYAKAETLMTVTDAVHDIAFSPNLGRSFHVLAIATKDVRIFKLVPLRKESSSTGPTKFEVQIVAQFDNHNSQVWRVSWNITSTLLASSGDDGCVRLWKGDLSSID; encoded by the exons ATGTTTGTGGCTCGTAGCCTTGCAGCAGATCACAAAGATCTAATCCACGATGTTTCCTACGATTTTCACGGCCGGAGAATGGCAACGTGTTCAAGCGACCAAAGTGTCAAG GTTTGGGACAAGAGTGAAAGTGGGGAGTGGCACTGCACTGCCAGCTGGAAG ACACACAGCGGGTCAGTATGGAGGGTGACATGGGCCCACCCTGAGTTTGGACAGGTGCTGGCCTCCTGCTCCTTTGACCGAACAGCCGCTGTGTGGGAGGAGATAGTTGGGGAGTCTAATGATAAACAGAGGGTTCAGAGCCACTGG ATAAAGAGGACCACTCTGGTGGACAGCAGGACGTCGGTGACGGACGTGAAGTTTGCTCCTAAACACATGGGTCTGATGCTGACCACGTGCTCGGCAGACGGGGTGGTGAGGGTCTACGAGGCTCCAGACGTGATGAACCTCAGCCAGTGGTCCCTGCAGCACGAGATCTCCTGTAAACTCAGCTGCTCCTGTATCTCCTGGAACCCCTCCAG TTCTCGCGCCCACCCTCCCATGATAGCAGTGGGAAGTGATGACAGCAACGTGATGTACGGTGGGAAGGTTCAGATCTACGAGTATAATGAAAACACTAG GAAATATGCGAAAGCCGAGACATTGATGACGGTGACTGATGCGGTGCACGACATAGCCTTCTCCCCGAACCTGGGGCGGTCCTTCCACGTGCTCGCCATAGCAACCAAAGATGTTCGGATCTTTAAGTTGGTACCTTTGCG GAAGGAGAGCAGCTCAACAGGCCCTACTAAATTTGAGGTTCAGATCGTGGCCCAGTTCGACAACCACAACTCCCAGGTGTGGAGAGTCTCCTGGAACATCACGAGCACCTTGCTGGCCTCCTCAGGAGACGACGGCTGTGTCCGACTTTGGAAAGGTGATCtgtctagtatagactga